A single window of Balaenoptera acutorostrata chromosome X, mBalAcu1.1, whole genome shotgun sequence DNA harbors:
- the LOC130706452 gene encoding iron-sulfur cluster assembly 1 homolog, mitochondrial-like: MSASLFRATVWAVSKRKLQPTRAALTLTPSAVNKIKQLLKDKPEHVGVKVGVRTRGCNGLSYTLEYTKTKGDSDEEVVQDGVRVFIEKKAQLTLLGTEMDYAEDKLSSEFVFNNPNIKGTCGCGESFNI, translated from the coding sequence ATGTCGGCTTCGTTATTCCGGGCCACTGTCTGGGCTGTGAGCAAGAGGAAGCTGCAGCCCACCCGGGCCGCCCTCACCTTGACACCTTCAGCAGTAAACAAGATAAAACAGCTTCTTAAAGATAAGCCTGAACACGTTGGTGTGAAAGTTGGTGTCCGAACCAGGGGTTGTAATGGCCTTTCCTACACTCTGGAATATACAAAGACAAAAGGAGACTCTGATGAAGAAGTTGTTCAAGATGGAGTCAGAGTGTTCATCGAGAAGAAAGCACAGCTAACACTTTTAGGAACAGAAATGGACTATGCTGAAGACAAATTATCCAGTGAGTTTGTGTTCAATAACCCAAACATCAAAGGAACGTGTGGCTGTGGAGAAAGCTTTAATATTTGA
- the HMGN5 gene encoding high mobility group nucleosome-binding domain-containing protein 5 translates to MPKRKVAGQGDMRQELPVPITPELKSKRTSTPRKMKTKNDMMEKNTDASAKAIAETKKEVVKEEYNSETAENGEANIIETPAPEKEIEEIKEEKIEDIKEERGEKKETVAAEGKEDEKEDQKGDGEDQNKEEEKGEDGRGKEYEKEDEGGKEEEDKKDTGDEKEGEDGKGKGEDGKEGEDEKEKGDEIENENGKEKGEDGKESEDGKDKGEDEKKGDDRKEKGDGKENEDGKEDEDGKGDEGVNEKEDEKEKGEDEKKEEGKEEENGKGDRKDGGDGKEDESKAEVGKEIAEIKEVKKENGKKVESQSIV, encoded by the exons ATGCCCAAAAGAAAG GTTGCAGGTCAAGGTGATATGAGGCAGGAG TTGCCTGTGCCCATTACACCAGAGTTGAAGTCCAAAAGAACATCAACTCCAAGG aaaatgaagacaaaaaatgATATGATGGAAAAAAACACAGATGCAAGTGCCAAAGCCATAGCTGAAACCAAGAAAGAAGTTGTTAAAGAAGAATACAACAGTGAAACTGCTGAAAATGGAGAAGCCAACATTATAGAG ACACCAgctcctgaaaaagaaatagaggaaataaaagaagaaaaaattgaagatatcaaagaagaaagaggagaaaagaaagaaacagtggcagcagaaggaaaagaagatgaaaaagaagatcagaaaggagatggagaagatcaaaacaaggaagaagagaaaggagaagatggaagagggaaagaatatgaaaaagaagatgaaggtggaaaagaggaagaagacaagaaagaCACAGGAGATGAAAAGGAGGGTGAAGAtggaaaagggaaaggagaagatgGCAAAGagggagaagatgaaaaagagaaaggagatgaaatagagaatgaaaatggaaaggagaaaggagaagatggcaaagaatctgaagatggaaaagataaaggagaagatgaaaaaaaaggagatgatagaaaagagaaaggagatggaAAAGAGAATGAAGACGGAAAAGAGGATGAAGATGGAAAGGGGGATGAAGGTGTAAAtgagaaagaagatgaaaaagagaaaggagaagatgaaaaaaaggaagaaggaaaagaggaagaaaatggaaaaggagacaggaaagatggaggagatggaaaagaagatgaaagcAAGGCTGAAGTTGGAAAAGAAATAGCTGAAATAAAAGaggtcaaaaaagaaaatggaaaaaaagtagAGTCTCAGAGTATTGTTTAA